From the genome of Sphingomonas sp. HMP6, one region includes:
- a CDS encoding murein hydrolase activator EnvC family protein, giving the protein MRGRLLLLAITVGAACASVALAQAPDDQRARLAEAKAQSAAAAARSAKLEQQAVSERDQAQQARAQEAAVAARIQQAEADIAAGQARLAIIDRLLGEQRGRLAAKQAPVVRLMAALQSLARRPAIISVVQPGSVDDLVHVRAVLANTMPVIRARTADVRADLARTRALQRQAGVATTALAESRTRLVAQRLALTRLEAAHRLRSRALGRDALFESDRAIALGEKARDIVDLMGTIGNQATTREALESLPAPLPRPLRPGEVAAPIDRVAWSRATPPYRLPVQGKIVTGLGEVSDAGVRSRGVTIAPLAGAEVVAPAAGRIAFAGPFRAYGSIVIIDHGGGWTSLVSGLGSVSTRIGDTVGQGAPIGQAGGGASPRVTVELRRRDRAIDLTALVG; this is encoded by the coding sequence ATGCGGGGGCGGCTTCTGCTGTTGGCAATAACGGTGGGGGCGGCGTGCGCGAGCGTAGCGCTTGCCCAGGCACCCGACGATCAGCGCGCACGCCTGGCCGAGGCGAAGGCGCAATCTGCGGCCGCGGCGGCACGCTCCGCCAAACTCGAACAACAAGCCGTCAGCGAGCGCGATCAGGCACAGCAAGCGCGCGCGCAGGAAGCCGCCGTCGCCGCCCGCATCCAGCAGGCCGAGGCCGACATCGCCGCGGGACAAGCGCGCCTCGCGATCATCGATCGCTTGCTTGGCGAACAGCGCGGGCGGCTTGCTGCGAAGCAGGCCCCGGTCGTGCGGTTGATGGCGGCGCTGCAATCGCTCGCGCGGCGCCCGGCGATTATCAGCGTGGTGCAGCCCGGATCGGTCGATGATCTGGTGCACGTCCGCGCGGTCCTTGCCAATACCATGCCGGTGATCCGTGCGCGCACCGCCGACGTCCGCGCCGATCTCGCGCGGACGCGTGCATTGCAGCGGCAAGCTGGTGTCGCGACCACGGCGCTCGCCGAAAGCCGCACACGGCTCGTGGCGCAGCGGCTCGCGCTCACGCGGCTGGAGGCGGCGCATCGGCTGCGCTCCCGCGCGCTCGGGCGTGACGCCTTGTTCGAATCCGATCGCGCGATCGCGCTGGGGGAAAAGGCGCGCGACATCGTCGATCTGATGGGGACGATCGGCAATCAGGCGACGACGCGCGAGGCGCTCGAATCGCTTCCCGCACCGCTCCCGCGTCCGCTGCGCCCGGGCGAGGTCGCCGCGCCGATCGACCGGGTCGCCTGGTCGCGCGCCACGCCGCCCTACCGGCTGCCGGTGCAGGGCAAGATCGTCACCGGTCTCGGTGAAGTGTCCGATGCCGGTGTCCGCTCGCGCGGGGTCACGATCGCGCCACTTGCCGGCGCCGAGGTCGTCGCACCCGCCGCCGGACGGATCGCCTTCGCCGGCCCGTTCCGCGCCTATGGGAGCATCGTCATCATCGATCATGGCGGGGGCTGGACGTCGCTCGTCTCCGGGCTGGGCAGCGTCTCGACCCGGATCGGCGATACCGTCGGGCAGGGCGCGCCAATCGGGCAGGCTGGCGGCGGGGCGAGCCCGCGCGTCACCGTCGAGCTCAGGCGGCGCGACCGGGCGATCGACCTGACCGCGCTGGTCGGAT
- a CDS encoding 23S rRNA (pseudouridine(1915)-N(3))-methyltransferase RlmH, translating into MLLHIVARGRIGRGPEAELVERYVKRLAWPYKLTELPDTGGKMPAVEPGCRIVMLDETGQVLPSRDFAATLEKWRDAGVREARFLIGAADGFDDAQRATADLLLSFGRATWPHLLARAMLAEQLWRATSILANHPYHREG; encoded by the coding sequence TTGCTGCTCCACATCGTCGCGCGCGGGCGGATCGGGCGCGGGCCGGAGGCGGAGCTGGTCGAGCGCTACGTCAAGCGGCTCGCCTGGCCGTACAAACTGACCGAATTGCCCGATACTGGCGGCAAGATGCCTGCGGTCGAACCCGGCTGCCGCATCGTCATGCTCGATGAGACAGGCCAAGTCCTGCCCTCGCGCGATTTCGCCGCAACGCTCGAGAAATGGCGCGATGCGGGCGTGCGCGAGGCGCGTTTTTTGATTGGCGCGGCCGACGGGTTCGACGATGCGCAACGCGCGACCGCCGATCTGCTGCTGAGTTTCGGGCGGGCGACCTGGCCGCATTTGCTGGCGCGCGCGATGCTCGCCGAACAATTGTGGCGCGCGACCAGCATCCTTGCCAACCACCCCTATCACCGCGAAGGGTAA
- the rsfS gene encoding ribosome silencing factor — MASSSPAYRATDPDEVEALHRLILTSLDDDQAVDTISIPLAGKSSIADYMVIASGRSTRQVASMAQKLAEKIKAELGRQTRIEGLPTADWVLLDAGDVIVHLFRPEVRSFYNLERMWAFGDAPTPPAVPVLSDD; from the coding sequence TTGGCCTCATCCTCTCCTGCGTATCGCGCGACCGACCCCGATGAGGTCGAAGCGCTGCATCGGTTGATTCTCACCTCGCTCGATGACGATCAGGCGGTCGACACGATCTCGATCCCGCTCGCCGGCAAATCGAGCATCGCCGATTATATGGTGATCGCCAGCGGTCGCTCGACCCGGCAAGTCGCGTCGATGGCGCAGAAGCTCGCCGAGAAGATCAAGGCCGAACTCGGCCGCCAGACGCGGATCGAAGGCTTGCCCACAGCGGATTGGGTCCTGCTCGACGCGGGCGACGTGATCGTCCATCTGTTCCGGCCGGAAGTGCGCAGCTTCTACAATCTGGAGCGGATGTGGGCGTTCGGCGATGCGCCGACCCCGCCGGCGGTGCCGGTGCTGAGCGACGATTAA
- a CDS encoding nicotinate-nucleotide adenylyltransferase, translating to MTRIGILGGSFNPAHGGHRAISLAALDALGLDEVWWLVSPGNPLKEKSGDMAPFAARFASAVRVARHAPIRVSAIEHKLGTRYTVDTVTKLRRLYPKKQFIWLMGSDNLAQFDQWKGWRRIAREVPIAVIARPGYERAALAAPAMGWLRRAVRPAYQAKNWTQWRLPALVLLRFRPDPRSATQLRAADPAWQRHFLPAASSSSFPPDIN from the coding sequence TTGACCCGCATCGGCATCCTGGGCGGGTCGTTCAACCCGGCGCATGGCGGGCACCGTGCGATCAGTCTGGCGGCGCTCGATGCGCTCGGGCTCGATGAAGTGTGGTGGCTGGTCTCGCCCGGCAATCCGCTAAAGGAGAAGAGCGGCGACATGGCCCCGTTCGCCGCGCGCTTCGCGTCGGCGGTGCGTGTCGCGCGGCATGCGCCGATCCGGGTGAGCGCGATCGAGCATAAGCTCGGCACGCGCTACACGGTCGACACCGTCACCAAATTGCGGCGGCTCTACCCTAAAAAGCAGTTCATCTGGCTGATGGGATCGGACAATTTGGCGCAGTTCGACCAGTGGAAAGGGTGGCGGCGGATCGCGCGTGAGGTTCCGATTGCGGTTATCGCGCGTCCAGGCTATGAACGGGCGGCTCTCGCGGCTCCCGCGATGGGTTGGTTGCGGCGCGCAGTTCGGCCCGCATACCAGGCGAAGAACTGGACGCAGTGGAGATTGCCGGCACTTGTGCTGTTGCGCTTCCGCCCCGACCCGCGCTCCGCGACACAGCTTCGTGCTGCCGATCCCGCCTGGCAGCGGCATTTCCTGCCAGCTGCTTCGTCTTCATCCTTTCCCCCAGATATCAACTAG
- a CDS encoding type II toxin-antitoxin system RelE/ParE family toxin, translated as MTSPVSAVEWTDPAIADLRDIDDYWSAYDTASAERVADLIEAASAFLATMPRAGPALRRSDARKWLVGATPYLLIYRVLDDSIQILRVHHGRQDWDAP; from the coding sequence ATGACCAGCCCGGTGAGCGCGGTCGAATGGACCGATCCTGCGATCGCCGATCTCCGTGACATCGACGATTATTGGTCGGCCTATGACACAGCCTCGGCGGAACGCGTCGCCGATCTGATCGAGGCGGCATCGGCGTTCCTCGCCACCATGCCTCGCGCCGGCCCGGCGTTGCGGCGCAGCGATGCCCGCAAATGGCTGGTGGGCGCGACCCCCTATCTGCTGATCTACCGCGTACTTGACGACAGTATTCAAATTCTGCGTGTTCACCACGGCCGCCAAGATTGGGACGCCCCTTGA
- a CDS encoding CopG family ribbon-helix-helix protein, which translates to MSKSAVITARLDVETLALVDRIASAQGRSRSWFAAEAIRRVAESEADFMAFVQAGIDSADRGELTPQDRVFADLRTRRAQRVAG; encoded by the coding sequence ATGAGCAAGAGCGCCGTTATCACCGCACGCCTCGATGTTGAAACGCTGGCGTTGGTCGACCGTATTGCCAGCGCACAGGGGCGTAGCCGCTCTTGGTTCGCGGCCGAAGCCATCCGCCGTGTCGCTGAAAGCGAAGCGGATTTCATGGCTTTCGTACAAGCCGGAATTGACTCGGCCGATCGTGGGGAATTGACGCCGCAGGACCGGGTGTTTGCCGATCTGCGGACGCGTAGGGCGCAACGCGTCGCCGGATGA
- a CDS encoding glutamate-5-semialdehyde dehydrogenase: MTDAAALIADVTTRARTAARVLATLPTDAKARALYAAAEALRAAEPAILAANAIDMGKAAAAGLSGAMLDRLQLDPGRVSAMADGVAAVAGLADPVGGMIDETTRPNGLILRRIRVPIGVIGIIYESRPNVTADAAALAVMAGNAVILRGGSEAIESNRAIHMAMVSGLAACGVPIDAAQLVPTTDRAAVGAMLTADGSNGAGAIDLIVPRGGKGLVARVQAEARVPVLAHLDGINHVYVDGSADPAMAAAIVIDAKLRRTGVCGSMETLLIDRAFAGAAALVDQLVAAGCEVRVGPGLSDTLPAAVDADWDTEYLDAIASVALVDGVDGAIAHIARHGSHHTDAIVAADEAVATRFLAEVDSAIVLWNASTQFADGGEFGLGAEIGIATGRLHARGPVALEGLTTYKWVGYGTGQVRG; this comes from the coding sequence ATGACCGACGCCGCCGCCCTGATCGCCGATGTGACCACGCGCGCCCGCACAGCGGCACGCGTGCTCGCAACGCTGCCCACCGATGCCAAGGCACGCGCGCTATACGCGGCAGCCGAAGCGTTGCGCGCTGCCGAACCGGCGATCCTGGCCGCCAATGCGATCGACATGGGCAAGGCAGCAGCGGCAGGCCTGTCGGGCGCGATGCTCGATCGTTTGCAGCTCGATCCCGGGCGTGTCTCCGCAATGGCTGATGGGGTCGCGGCGGTGGCGGGGCTGGCCGATCCGGTCGGCGGGATGATCGATGAGACGACCCGCCCCAACGGCCTCATCCTGCGCCGCATCCGCGTACCGATCGGGGTGATCGGCATCATTTACGAAAGCCGTCCCAACGTCACCGCCGATGCCGCCGCACTCGCGGTGATGGCGGGCAATGCCGTGATCCTGCGGGGCGGGTCCGAAGCGATTGAGAGCAACCGTGCGATCCATATGGCGATGGTGTCTGGCCTGGCCGCCTGCGGGGTGCCGATCGATGCGGCGCAGCTCGTTCCGACGACCGACCGCGCGGCGGTTGGCGCGATGTTGACGGCCGACGGATCGAACGGGGCAGGGGCGATCGACCTGATCGTGCCGCGCGGCGGCAAGGGCCTCGTGGCGCGCGTCCAGGCCGAGGCGCGCGTACCGGTGCTCGCACATCTCGACGGGATCAACCATGTCTATGTCGATGGATCGGCCGATCCCGCGATGGCGGCGGCGATCGTCATCGATGCCAAATTGCGCCGCACCGGCGTGTGCGGTTCGATGGAAACGCTGCTGATCGACCGCGCCTTCGCCGGTGCGGCGGCGTTGGTCGACCAACTGGTCGCGGCGGGATGCGAGGTTCGCGTCGGGCCTGGTCTGTCGGATACGCTGCCCGCCGCGGTCGATGCGGATTGGGACACGGAATATCTCGACGCGATTGCGAGCGTGGCGCTGGTCGACGGCGTCGATGGCGCGATCGCGCACATCGCGCGCCACGGATCGCACCACACCGATGCGATCGTCGCGGCGGATGAAGCTGTGGCCACGCGTTTTTTGGCGGAAGTCGATAGCGCGATCGTGCTGTGGAACGCCTCGACGCAATTCGCCGACGGTGGCGAGTTCGGGCTGGGCGCCGAAATCGGCATCGCGACAGGCCGCCTCCACGCCCGCGGCCCGGTCGCGCTGGAAGGGCTGACGACCTACAAATGGGTGGGGTACGGGACCGGGCAGGTGCGGGGTTGA
- a CDS encoding DUF3667 domain-containing protein, translating to MSGEMAAVGDIATGALIGRAIEPRAGEAAPAHGHHDHGLCLNCGTTLHGEFCHACGQNGHVHRTLASIGHDLLHGVFHFEGKIWRTLPMLMLQPGRLTRRYIAGERARFVSPLALFLFSVFLMFATIHTFSGEVEGIGLTPKQQLLAVKNIDEQIATAKVELAAAEAEQKRQARSDTARTVEARSQVRMLDKARGLVAPAKGNAQFYTKWPLLDKGIDKINANPGLMLYKLQSSAYKYSWALIPISIPLVALLFLWRRQYKLYDHAIFVTYSLSFMMFLVVVLSLAETAGAPAWLFGTLLLLVPPVHMFAQLRGAYALRKRSALWRTIALLSLAWVALIMFALLLIVLGLMG from the coding sequence ATGTCGGGGGAAATGGCAGCAGTCGGCGATATCGCCACGGGGGCCTTGATCGGTCGTGCAATCGAGCCGCGAGCCGGGGAGGCCGCGCCCGCGCACGGCCATCACGACCACGGCCTGTGCCTGAATTGCGGGACCACGCTGCACGGCGAGTTTTGCCATGCCTGCGGCCAGAACGGGCATGTCCACCGCACGCTGGCCTCGATTGGGCACGATCTGCTGCACGGCGTCTTCCATTTCGAGGGCAAGATCTGGCGCACCTTGCCGATGCTGATGCTGCAGCCCGGCCGCTTGACCCGGCGCTACATTGCAGGAGAGCGGGCGCGTTTCGTGTCGCCGCTCGCTTTGTTCCTGTTCTCGGTCTTCCTCATGTTCGCGACGATCCACACGTTCAGCGGCGAGGTCGAAGGAATCGGGCTAACGCCGAAGCAGCAATTGCTGGCGGTCAAGAATATCGACGAGCAAATCGCGACCGCAAAGGTCGAACTCGCGGCGGCCGAAGCCGAGCAGAAACGCCAGGCCCGCAGCGACACGGCGCGGACGGTGGAGGCGCGCAGTCAGGTGCGGATGCTCGACAAGGCGCGCGGCCTCGTCGCACCGGCCAAGGGGAACGCCCAATTCTACACCAAATGGCCGTTGCTCGACAAAGGCATCGACAAGATAAACGCTAATCCCGGCCTGATGCTGTATAAACTGCAATCGAGTGCGTATAAATACAGCTGGGCGCTGATTCCGATATCAATCCCGCTGGTCGCTTTGCTCTTCCTGTGGCGACGGCAATATAAATTATACGATCACGCGATTTTCGTGACCTACTCCCTGTCGTTCATGATGTTTCTGGTCGTGGTGTTGAGCCTGGCCGAGACGGCGGGGGCGCCAGCGTGGCTGTTCGGCACGTTGTTACTGCTGGTGCCCCCGGTCCACATGTTCGCCCAATTGCGGGGCGCCTATGCGCTGCGCAAACGGTCGGCATTGTGGCGCACCATTGCGCTCCTGAGCCTTGCCTGGGTCGCCCTGATTATGTTCGCACTGCTGCTGATTGTTTTGGGATTGATGGGGTAG
- the ftsH gene encoding ATP-dependent zinc metalloprotease FtsH codes for MNDNDKQPGSDNNGPNPWMKSLLIWVGILVALALFVTLIDNRSASPGATPIAYSAFLDRVEQGGVKDVNIAGEVVTGTFTDATKFRTYAPQDPRLTDRLREKGVMISAKPEEGAPIWQVLLVNSLPFFLFLGLGYFVLRQMQKNTGSGAMGFGKSRAKMLTQKEGRVTFDDVAGIDEAREELQEIVEFLKDPTKFARLGGKIPKGALLVGSPGTGKTLLARAIAGEAGVPFFTISGSDFVEMFVGVGASRVRDMFEQAKKSAPCIVFIDEIDAVGRHRGAGLGNGNDEREQTLNQLLVEMDGFEASEGIIIVAATNRPDVLDPALLRPGRFDRRVTVPLPDIEGRVKILEVHMKKVPLAPDVDARTLARGTPGMSGADLANLVNEAALMAARLGKRLVAMAQFETAKDRVIMGTEWRSLVMTPEEKRMTAYHEAGHALVRIHEPASDPIHKATIIPRGGALGMVVSMPERDNYSYHRDKMYADMATVMGGRVAEELIFGYDKVSSGASGDIKQATKLARAMVSQWGMSDALGPLQYEEQQGETFLGYSQTQRQNMSNETALMIDSEIRKLVDGGLARAREVLTEHIDQLHRIAGALLEYETLTGDEIKRLAFDGDIGREDPDASAPSVPGAGTSIPKTRRPKGGGPFGNPAPAGA; via the coding sequence ATGAACGACAACGACAAGCAGCCGGGTTCCGACAACAACGGGCCCAACCCCTGGATGAAATCGCTGCTCATCTGGGTCGGCATCCTCGTTGCGCTGGCGCTGTTCGTGACGTTGATCGACAATCGCTCGGCCAGCCCGGGCGCGACCCCGATCGCCTATTCGGCGTTCCTCGACCGAGTCGAGCAAGGCGGCGTCAAGGACGTCAACATCGCGGGTGAGGTCGTCACCGGCACCTTTACCGACGCGACCAAGTTCCGCACCTATGCCCCGCAGGACCCGCGCTTGACCGATCGCCTCCGCGAGAAGGGCGTGATGATCAGTGCAAAGCCTGAGGAGGGCGCGCCGATCTGGCAGGTGCTGCTGGTCAATTCGCTGCCCTTCTTCCTGTTCCTCGGCCTCGGCTATTTCGTGCTGCGCCAAATGCAGAAGAACACCGGATCGGGCGCGATGGGCTTTGGCAAGAGCCGCGCGAAGATGCTGACGCAGAAGGAGGGCCGTGTGACCTTCGACGACGTCGCCGGCATCGATGAGGCACGCGAGGAGCTGCAGGAAATCGTCGAGTTCCTGAAGGACCCGACCAAGTTTGCCCGCCTTGGCGGCAAGATCCCCAAGGGCGCGTTGCTCGTCGGTTCGCCCGGCACCGGCAAGACGCTGCTCGCCCGCGCGATTGCGGGTGAAGCGGGGGTGCCGTTCTTCACCATCTCGGGTTCGGACTTCGTCGAAATGTTCGTCGGCGTCGGCGCGAGCCGCGTACGCGACATGTTCGAACAGGCCAAGAAGTCCGCGCCGTGCATCGTCTTCATCGACGAAATCGACGCGGTCGGTCGCCATCGTGGTGCCGGTCTTGGCAATGGCAATGACGAACGCGAACAGACGCTCAACCAGTTGCTGGTCGAGATGGACGGGTTCGAGGCGTCGGAAGGCATCATCATCGTCGCCGCGACCAACCGCCCCGACGTGCTCGATCCCGCATTGCTGCGTCCGGGCCGCTTCGATCGCCGCGTGACGGTGCCGCTGCCCGATATCGAGGGTCGCGTGAAGATCCTCGAAGTCCATATGAAGAAGGTGCCGCTCGCACCCGACGTCGATGCACGCACGCTCGCGCGCGGCACGCCGGGCATGTCGGGTGCCGATCTCGCCAACCTCGTCAACGAAGCGGCGCTGATGGCGGCGCGGTTGGGCAAGCGGCTGGTCGCGATGGCGCAGTTCGAGACCGCCAAGGACCGTGTCATCATGGGCACCGAATGGCGCTCGCTGGTGATGACGCCCGAGGAAAAGCGCATGACCGCCTATCATGAAGCTGGCCACGCTCTGGTCCGCATTCATGAGCCGGCGTCGGATCCGATCCACAAGGCGACGATCATCCCGCGCGGTGGTGCTTTGGGCATGGTCGTGTCGATGCCGGAGCGCGACAATTACTCGTATCACCGCGACAAGATGTACGCCGATATGGCGACCGTCATGGGCGGCCGCGTCGCCGAGGAACTGATCTTCGGGTACGACAAGGTGTCGAGCGGCGCTTCGGGCGACATCAAGCAGGCGACCAAGCTCGCCCGCGCGATGGTGTCGCAATGGGGCATGTCCGATGCGCTCGGCCCGCTGCAATATGAAGAGCAGCAGGGCGAGACGTTTCTGGGCTATTCGCAGACGCAGCGGCAGAACATGTCGAACGAGACCGCGCTGATGATCGACAGCGAAATCCGCAAGCTGGTCGACGGCGGTCTTGCGCGGGCGCGCGAGGTGCTGACCGAGCATATCGACCAGCTCCACCGCATTGCGGGTGCGCTGCTCGAATATGAGACGCTGACCGGTGATGAGATCAAGCGGCTGGCGTTCGATGGCGACATCGGTCGCGAGGATCCCGACGCATCCGCGCCGAGCGTGCCCGGTGCGGGGACGTCAATTCCCAAGACGCGCCGCCCCAAGGGGGGTGGTCCCTTCGGCAACCCGGCGCCCGCGGGAGCCTGA
- the tilS gene encoding tRNA lysidine(34) synthetase TilS, giving the protein MSGLDRATVERFRADFAGALGRPVASSERVALAVSGGPDSMAMLALAHAAFPGQVVAATVDHRLRAASSDEAAMVAAWCDGAGIAHTILTVADEIGTSAVQARARERRYPLLLRWAVESGAKCLATAHHADDQAETFLMRAARGSGVAGLAGIRALQTREVRKPVGSSGMVFDAWDVALVRPLLHWRVAELRALAVAQALPFVDDPSNADDHYDRTRFRALLRDTPWLDPLQIAKSAGYAAEADSTLREIEAWLWRTRKVGPVGVDDPDDQSWLDIADLPREMKRRMCRSAIDWVRTVNGIVRPAFGDSANIESLLDALEAGKAATQAGIMVSVKGSVWRFAEEPPRRSL; this is encoded by the coding sequence ATGAGCGGGCTCGACCGGGCCACGGTCGAGCGGTTTCGCGCCGATTTCGCGGGCGCGCTCGGCCGACCAGTCGCGTCGAGCGAGCGCGTCGCGCTGGCGGTATCGGGCGGCCCGGACAGCATGGCGATGCTCGCGCTCGCGCACGCGGCCTTTCCGGGGCAGGTGGTTGCGGCAACGGTCGATCACCGGTTGCGCGCTGCATCCTCCGATGAAGCCGCGATGGTTGCTGCGTGGTGCGACGGCGCTGGCATTGCGCACACGATCCTAACCGTCGCCGATGAGATCGGCACCAGCGCCGTCCAAGCGCGCGCGCGCGAGCGGCGCTACCCGCTCTTGCTGCGCTGGGCGGTCGAGAGCGGCGCGAAATGCCTCGCCACCGCGCATCATGCCGACGACCAAGCCGAAACCTTCTTGATGCGCGCGGCGCGTGGGTCGGGCGTGGCGGGGCTGGCGGGTATTCGTGCGCTGCAGACACGAGAGGTGCGAAAACCTGTCGGCAGCTCCGGAATGGTGTTCGATGCCTGGGATGTAGCGCTCGTCCGGCCACTGCTGCACTGGCGCGTAGCAGAACTGCGCGCGCTCGCGGTGGCGCAGGCGCTGCCGTTCGTCGATGACCCGAGCAACGCCGACGATCATTACGACCGGACCCGCTTCCGCGCGCTCCTCCGGGATACGCCGTGGCTCGATCCGCTGCAGATCGCCAAATCCGCTGGCTATGCCGCCGAAGCCGATTCGACGCTGCGCGAGATCGAAGCGTGGCTGTGGCGCACGCGCAAGGTCGGGCCGGTCGGGGTCGATGATCCGGATGATCAAAGCTGGCTCGACATTGCCGACCTCCCGCGCGAGATGAAACGGCGAATGTGTCGCTCGGCGATCGACTGGGTCCGCACGGTCAATGGAATCGTCCGTCCGGCCTTCGGCGACTCGGCCAACATCGAGTCGCTGCTCGATGCGCTCGAAGCCGGGAAAGCCGCGACGCAGGCCGGAATCATGGTGTCGGTGAAGGGCAGCGTGTGGAGATTCGCTGAGGAACCGCCGCGTCGCTCACTGTGA
- a CDS encoding tetratricopeptide repeat protein: MRNLAMSVILLSSAAVVAPPAHAQSGQRGAIEGRVDRLEGEMRAVQRKVFPGGSGQYVLPENQPPASETILPGSPTSPVADLTTRVDSLETQLRGLVAQSETNQHRLQLLDARIKALEASAAAAPAPAPALGGPAPIERPQPSKPPVDKTLVDKAVPPKPTPAKTPAATPTKPTTAAADPARAAKIAAVERPETGDTAEDTYLFGYRLWAAKLYPEAEAQFTTVTTKFSTHKRASYAQNLLGRSYLDEGKPSLASLAFYDNYKKWPDGDRAPESLYYLAQALVKLGKPATQVCKVYTELTRSYGSKVEADARMKAGVAKGRADSSCS; encoded by the coding sequence ATGCGTAACCTTGCAATGTCTGTCATCCTGCTGAGCAGCGCCGCCGTGGTCGCGCCCCCGGCGCACGCGCAAAGCGGCCAACGCGGCGCGATCGAGGGGCGGGTCGATCGGCTCGAGGGCGAGATGCGCGCGGTCCAGCGCAAGGTTTTCCCCGGCGGCAGCGGGCAATATGTTCTGCCCGAGAACCAGCCGCCCGCGTCCGAGACGATCCTGCCGGGCTCGCCGACCAGCCCGGTTGCCGATCTGACCACGCGGGTCGATTCGCTCGAAACGCAATTGCGTGGCCTGGTGGCGCAAAGCGAGACGAACCAGCACCGGCTGCAATTGCTCGACGCGCGGATCAAGGCGCTGGAAGCGAGTGCCGCCGCCGCGCCTGCGCCCGCACCGGCGCTGGGCGGTCCCGCCCCGATCGAACGCCCGCAGCCGTCCAAGCCGCCGGTTGACAAGACGCTGGTCGACAAGGCCGTGCCGCCCAAACCAACCCCGGCCAAGACGCCTGCGGCCACGCCGACCAAGCCCACCACTGCCGCCGCCGACCCGGCACGCGCGGCCAAGATCGCCGCGGTCGAGCGCCCCGAAACCGGCGATACGGCGGAGGACACCTATCTCTTCGGCTATCGCCTGTGGGCGGCGAAGCTGTATCCCGAGGCGGAGGCGCAATTCACCACCGTCACCACCAAATTCTCGACGCACAAGCGTGCGAGCTATGCGCAGAATCTGCTCGGTCGGTCCTATCTCGACGAGGGCAAGCCGTCGCTCGCCAGTCTCGCTTTCTACGACAATTACAAGAAATGGCCCGACGGCGACCGCGCGCCCGAGAGCCTCTATTATCTGGCGCAGGCGCTGGTGAAGCTCGGCAAGCCGGCGACGCAAGTGTGCAAGGTCTATACCGAGCTGACGCGCAGCTATGGCTCGAAGGTCGAGGCCGATGCGCGGATGAAGGCGGGCGTCGCCAAGGGCCGCGCGGATTCGAGCTGTTCGTGA
- a CDS encoding helix-turn-helix domain-containing protein — protein sequence MTDPNPPEEATLFPKTAGEKLREAREAQGLSLAEIAARTRVPVRQLEAIEAGNYAALPSITYSVGFAKAYARAVDLDEVAIAREVRGASDQPGAARRTEYEAYEIDEPSRVPTRGVAVGALIVAVLLLIGVGLFYGTTLFRGEESAPATPVDNTMAEAPTSAAVATPTVPTGAVVLTATDEVWLKVYDTAGKTLFLGTLKAGEVYSLPADANGPLINVGRPDKLQITVGGTAVAPLGTGKVAIKDVPIDAASLTARGQPAAATQPIVPGAASTTVPTATSETRSTRPAARPTPRATRAAPPASAPLNIAAPVSIAPEPAAPAPGPTPTP from the coding sequence ATGACCGACCCGAATCCGCCCGAAGAGGCGACTCTGTTTCCAAAGACCGCCGGAGAAAAACTGCGCGAGGCACGCGAAGCGCAGGGCCTGTCGCTCGCCGAAATCGCGGCGCGTACGCGCGTGCCGGTGCGGCAGCTTGAGGCGATCGAGGCGGGCAATTATGCGGCGCTCCCGTCGATCACCTATTCAGTCGGTTTCGCTAAGGCCTATGCGCGCGCGGTCGATCTTGATGAGGTCGCGATCGCGCGCGAAGTCCGCGGCGCGAGCGATCAGCCAGGCGCGGCGCGCCGCACCGAATACGAAGCGTATGAGATCGACGAGCCGTCGCGCGTGCCGACGCGCGGGGTGGCGGTCGGCGCGTTGATTGTCGCGGTGCTGCTGCTGATCGGCGTCGGCCTGTTCTATGGTACCACGCTGTTCCGCGGCGAAGAAAGCGCGCCTGCGACGCCTGTGGACAATACGATGGCGGAGGCCCCAACGTCTGCCGCCGTCGCGACACCGACGGTGCCGACCGGCGCCGTCGTGCTGACCGCGACCGACGAAGTCTGGCTCAAGGTCTATGACACCGCCGGAAAAACGCTGTTCCTCGGCACGCTGAAGGCGGGTGAAGTCTATTCGCTTCCGGCCGATGCGAACGGCCCGCTGATCAACGTCGGGCGGCCCGACAAATTGCAGATCACCGTCGGCGGTACGGCGGTTGCGCCGCTCGGCACCGGCAAGGTTGCGATCAAGGATGTGCCGATCGACGCCGCGTCGCTGACCGCGCGTGGCCAACCGGCCGCCGCGACTCAGCCGATCGTGCCGGGCGCCGCGTCGACCACCGTGCCGACCGCCACTTCGGAGACGCGATCGACCCGGCCCGCCGCACGCCCCACGCCGCGCGCGACCCGTGCGGCACCGCCCGCATCTGCGCCGCTCAATATCGCGGCCCCGGTTTCTATCGCGCCCGAACCCGCCGCGCCTGCGCCGGGCCCGACGCCGACACCGTAA